A stretch of the Streptomyces ortus genome encodes the following:
- a CDS encoding hydroxymethylglutaryl-CoA synthase, producing the protein MSAETAIGIHDLSFRTTSLVLNHCELARSNGTDVAKYHKGLGQHAMSVPTADEDIVTMAAAAALPLVQRHGPDRIRTVVLATESSIDQSKAAGVYVHSLLGLPPHVRVVEVKQACYGATAALQFAGGLVHRDPDQQVLVIASDISRYDLDSPGEATQGAAAAAMLVSADPALLELTGPSGLFTADVMDFWRPNYRATALVNGKESVTAYLNAVEGSWRDYRARGGLPLEDFRAFCYHQPYTRLAFKAHRALLETCGARADDDVLQQAVAPTTGYNETVGNSYTASVYLALTAVLENCSDLDGRTLGLFSYGSGSVAEFIATQVRPGYRSHLRADAHREAVGARQPIDYETYRGLRLQNLPTDGSWYELPHQTRGPFRLAALRDHQRIYEAA; encoded by the coding sequence ATGTCCGCTGAGACCGCCATCGGCATCCACGACCTGTCCTTCCGCACCACCAGTCTCGTCCTCAACCACTGCGAACTGGCCCGCTCCAACGGTACCGACGTCGCCAAGTACCACAAGGGACTCGGCCAGCACGCGATGAGCGTCCCTACCGCCGACGAGGACATCGTCACCATGGCCGCGGCCGCCGCCCTGCCCTTGGTGCAGCGGCACGGCCCCGACCGTATCCGCACAGTCGTCCTCGCCACCGAGAGCTCCATCGACCAGTCCAAGGCGGCGGGGGTGTACGTCCACTCCCTGTTGGGACTGCCGCCGCACGTCCGCGTCGTCGAGGTCAAGCAGGCCTGTTACGGCGCCACCGCCGCGCTGCAGTTCGCCGGCGGCCTGGTCCACCGGGACCCTGACCAGCAGGTCCTCGTCATCGCCAGTGACATATCCCGCTACGACCTCGACAGCCCCGGCGAAGCCACCCAGGGTGCGGCCGCCGCCGCCATGCTGGTCTCGGCCGACCCCGCCCTGCTGGAACTCACCGGTCCCTCGGGCCTGTTCACTGCGGACGTGATGGACTTCTGGCGCCCCAACTACCGCGCCACCGCACTGGTCAACGGGAAGGAGTCGGTCACCGCGTACCTCAACGCGGTCGAGGGCTCCTGGCGGGACTACCGCGCCCGCGGCGGCCTGCCCCTGGAGGACTTCCGCGCCTTCTGCTACCACCAGCCCTACACCCGGCTGGCCTTCAAAGCGCATCGGGCGCTGCTGGAGACGTGCGGGGCGCGCGCGGACGACGACGTACTGCAGCAGGCCGTGGCCCCCACCACCGGCTACAACGAGACCGTGGGCAACAGCTACACCGCCTCCGTGTACCTCGCACTCACAGCCGTCCTGGAGAACTGCTCCGACCTCGACGGCCGCACGCTCGGCCTGTTCAGCTACGGCTCCGGCAGCGTCGCCGAGTTCATCGCCACCCAGGTGCGCCCCGGCTATCGGTCGCACCTGCGTGCCGACGCGCACCGAGAGGCCGTCGGTGCCCGGCAGCCCATCGACTACGAGACCTACCGCGGGCTGCGCCTGCAGAATCTGCCCACCGACGGCAGCTGGTACGAACTGCCGCACCAGACCCGTGGCCCGTTCCGGCTGGCGGCTCTCCGCGACCATCAGCGCATCTACGAGGCCGCCTGA